CAACAGCCGCCGCTTCTACACGCCCAGGTCGCGAGCGCCCACGGCAAGGCAGATTTCTTTGTATATAGATGGGTCTGGTTTTCATATAAATTCCTTACCTCGTCGCTAACATAAGCACGCTGAGGAGATCGTAAAGTCCCCCAAATGGATTTACCCCGCGCAGCGGCAAGCCGTCCCGTCTTGCGCACACCCCCTGTTAAGGATAAACAAACGGCATGAAAACCACTCAATCCGACCTGTTGGAACTGATTTTGCCCGGCCTGCGCATAGCGCCCCTGCTTCAGAAAGACCTGGACGATGCCCAGGCCCATCTGGACGACCTCACCAAACCGCAGGGCAGCCTTGGCCGCCTTGAAGACCTCGCCCAGAGGCTCTACGCCATGAGCGGCGGGCAAGCGCCCCTCAGCGTCAGCCCTGCCATCATGCTTACGGTTGCGGGCGACCACGGCGTTGCCGATCAGGGCGTTTCGCCTTTTCCCAAGGCCGTGACGCGCCAGATGGTGCAAAACTTTTTTAACAACGGCGCGGGCGTCAATGTTTTATGCAAGACCTCGGGCATGGATCTGCGCGTAGTGGACGCAGGCTGCGACGGTGGCCCCTATGAACCGCACGCCATCCTCATTGAGCGCCGGCTGGGCAACGGCACCGCGGATATGAGCCAGGGCCCGGCCATGAGCCGCGAAACCTGCCTCAAAGGGCTGCGCATGGGCGTGGAGCTGGCGCAGCAACTTGCGGATAACGGCTACCGCTGCCTCGGCGTGGGTGAAATGGGCATTGCCAACAGCACGGCTGGCACGGCCCTGTATTGCGCCCTGCTGCACTTTGACCCCGAGCAGATGACCGGCCCCGGCGCTGGCGCGGACCCAGACATGGTGCGCCACAAGACCGAAATCGTGCGCCGTGCGCTGGCAGCCAATGCTTCCATGCTGGAAGGCGACGACCCCATCAATATTTTGGCCGCCTTGGGCGGATTTGAAATTGTTCTCATGGCCGGGCTGATGCTTGGCGCAGCCTCGCGCCGCCTGCCCGTGCTGGTTGACGGCTTTATATGCAGCGCGGCCTACGTGGCGGCCCTGCACATCTGCCCCCAGCTTGCCGACTACGCCGTGCTTTCCCACGCCTCGGCAGAGCCGGGCCACGTGCGTGCGCTCTCCAAGCTGACCGGCGGCGAAACCCGCAACAATCCGCTGCTGCACCTG
The Desulfovibrio sp. genome window above contains:
- the cobT gene encoding nicotinate-nucleotide--dimethylbenzimidazole phosphoribosyltransferase — protein: MKTTQSDLLELILPGLRIAPLLQKDLDDAQAHLDDLTKPQGSLGRLEDLAQRLYAMSGGQAPLSVSPAIMLTVAGDHGVADQGVSPFPKAVTRQMVQNFFNNGAGVNVLCKTSGMDLRVVDAGCDGGPYEPHAILIERRLGNGTADMSQGPAMSRETCLKGLRMGVELAQQLADNGYRCLGVGEMGIANSTAGTALYCALLHFDPEQMTGPGAGADPDMVRHKTEIVRRALAANASMLEGDDPINILAALGGFEIVLMAGLMLGAASRRLPVLVDGFICSAAYVAALHICPQLADYAVLSHASAEPGHVRALSKLTGGETRNNPLLHLSMRLGEGTGGAVAYHLLRCAASVYNDMATFSSAGVAGKTC